A genomic segment from Geitlerinema sp. PCC 7407 encodes:
- the pstB gene encoding phosphate ABC transporter ATP-binding protein PstB produces MTSFNQISAPVQTEAVLKAEHVSVHYGSFLALREVSIEIPKNRVTAFIGPSGCGKSTLLRCFNRLNDLIKTFSIKGRITYHHQDLYAADIDPVAVRRRIGMVFQKPNPFPKSIYDNIAFGPRLIGFKGDLDELVEQSLRRAALWDEVKDKLKDSGLALSGGQQQRLCIARAIAVQPDVILMDEPCSALDPISTLRIEDLLHELKEDYTIVIVTHNMQQASRVSDMTAFFNTEVNEKGNRSGQLVEFDRTEIIFQSPREQATQEYVSGRFG; encoded by the coding sequence ATGACTTCCTTCAACCAGATATCTGCACCGGTTCAAACTGAAGCTGTTTTGAAGGCTGAGCACGTCTCAGTTCACTACGGCAGCTTTCTCGCGCTGCGGGAAGTGTCCATCGAGATTCCCAAAAACCGTGTAACCGCCTTTATTGGGCCTTCTGGATGCGGCAAAAGCACGCTGCTGCGCTGCTTCAACCGCCTCAATGACTTGATCAAGACCTTTAGCATCAAAGGCCGGATCACCTACCATCATCAGGATCTGTACGCTGCGGACATTGACCCGGTGGCCGTGCGGCGACGCATTGGTATGGTATTCCAAAAGCCCAATCCCTTCCCGAAGTCGATCTACGACAACATTGCCTTTGGACCGCGGCTGATTGGCTTTAAGGGCGATCTAGACGAGCTGGTCGAGCAGTCCCTGCGCCGGGCGGCCCTCTGGGACGAGGTCAAAGACAAACTCAAAGACAGCGGCTTGGCGCTGTCGGGGGGTCAGCAGCAGCGTCTGTGCATTGCGCGGGCGATCGCCGTTCAGCCCGACGTCATCCTGATGGACGAGCCCTGCTCCGCCCTAGACCCCATCTCGACCCTGCGGATCGAAGACCTGCTTCACGAGCTCAAAGAGGACTACACCATCGTCATCGTGACCCACAACATGCAGCAGGCATCGCGGGTCTCGGACATGACCGCCTTCTTCAACACCGAGGTCAACGAAAAAGGCAACCGCTCCGGTCAGCTCGTCGAATTCGATCGCACCGAAATCATCTTCCAGAGCCCCCGCGAACAGGCCACCCAGGAATACGTCAGCGGTCGTTTTGGCTAA
- a CDS encoding MGMT family protein, with amino-acid sequence MTGPNFPDSQPQRSLYEAIYDVVRQIPPGQVATYGQIAAIANLAGKARLVGYALFRVPKDSDVPWQRVINAKGEISHSVLREGSDYVQRALLEDEGIIFDDNDKISLQRYQWRPDFPVDNSWGEDA; translated from the coding sequence ATGACCGGCCCGAACTTCCCTGACTCCCAGCCCCAGCGATCGCTCTATGAGGCGATTTATGATGTGGTGCGGCAGATCCCGCCCGGTCAAGTCGCCACCTATGGCCAGATTGCGGCGATCGCCAACCTCGCGGGCAAAGCGCGCCTGGTTGGCTACGCCCTGTTTCGAGTGCCCAAAGACTCGGACGTGCCCTGGCAGCGCGTCATCAATGCCAAAGGCGAAATTTCCCATTCCGTCCTGCGCGAAGGAAGCGACTATGTCCAGCGAGCGCTCCTTGAGGACGAGGGCATCATTTTTGATGACAACGACAAAATTTCTCTTCAGCGCTATCAGTGGCGGCCCGATTTCCCGGTAGACAATTCCTGGGGCGAAGACGCCTAG
- the pstC gene encoding phosphate ABC transporter permease subunit PstC, with translation MTSLSEDPVQSIQPRSARSRAVDISFKWITRLLAFTVAGVLIWIALVVAKDALPAIREFGLQFAFSSAWDPVNDRYGAWPYIYGTIVSAILALLLALPIGIGVALFLSEDYLPPKIQRIFVFLIELLAAIPSVVYGLWGIFVLIPLMRELGLFLHEHLGWIPLFSTAPSGPGMHVAGVILAIMILPIISAISRDALISVPPELRQASMGLGATRWETIFKVILPAASSGIVGGTMLALGRALGETMAVTMVIGNASRVSASIFEPSSTIAALLANQFAEAGGLQVSALMYAALVLFGLTLVVNILAELLVRRVSQKL, from the coding sequence ATGACGTCCCTCTCTGAGGATCCAGTCCAGAGCATTCAGCCTCGCTCAGCGCGATCGCGTGCGGTCGACATCAGCTTCAAGTGGATTACCCGCCTCCTGGCCTTCACCGTGGCGGGTGTTCTCATTTGGATTGCCCTGGTCGTCGCCAAAGATGCTCTACCCGCTATCCGTGAGTTCGGCCTTCAGTTTGCTTTTAGCAGCGCCTGGGATCCGGTCAACGATCGCTACGGCGCTTGGCCTTATATCTACGGGACCATCGTCAGCGCCATTCTCGCGCTGCTCTTGGCGCTGCCCATCGGGATCGGCGTAGCCCTGTTTTTGAGTGAAGACTATCTGCCCCCAAAGATTCAGCGCATTTTTGTCTTTTTAATTGAGCTGCTGGCAGCGATCCCCAGTGTAGTGTACGGCCTGTGGGGCATTTTCGTCCTAATTCCCCTGATGCGGGAATTGGGCTTGTTTCTCCACGAGCACCTCGGCTGGATTCCGCTATTTAGCACGGCTCCGTCTGGCCCTGGAATGCACGTGGCCGGGGTAATTTTGGCGATTATGATTCTGCCTATCATTTCAGCGATCTCTCGGGACGCGCTGATCTCCGTTCCGCCGGAGCTGCGTCAGGCCTCGATGGGTCTGGGCGCAACCCGCTGGGAAACGATTTTCAAGGTGATTTTGCCAGCGGCGTCTTCGGGGATTGTCGGCGGCACGATGCTGGCGCTGGGTCGCGCTTTGGGTGAAACCATGGCGGTCACGATGGTGATTGGTAACGCGAGCCGGGTCTCTGCGTCGATTTTCGAGCCGTCTTCGACCATTGCGGCCCTGTTGGCCAATCAGTTTGCCGAGGCGGGGGGACTTCAGGTTTCTGCGCTGATGTACGCGGCACTGGTGCTTTTTGGGCTAACGCTGGTGGTCAATATTTTGGCCGAGCTGCTGGTCCGCCGGGTCAGCCAAAAGCTTTAG
- the psb27 gene encoding photosystem II protein Psb27: protein MKRFFSHLLALALVVVIGLTGCSAAGGGASITGNYRQDSLELINSLRTAITLPEDAPNKAEAQADARQRINEFVSRYRRDTSVTTLGSFTTMRTALNGLAGHYSSYPNRPIPKKLMDRLEQEFDQVEMALRREA from the coding sequence ATGAAGCGCTTTTTCTCTCATCTGCTCGCTTTGGCCCTGGTGGTTGTCATCGGACTCACAGGTTGCTCCGCAGCAGGCGGCGGTGCCAGCATCACCGGCAACTACCGGCAAGACTCCCTTGAGCTCATCAACAGTCTCCGAACCGCCATCACCTTGCCCGAAGATGCCCCCAACAAAGCAGAAGCCCAGGCAGATGCTCGTCAGCGCATCAACGAGTTTGTGTCCCGCTATCGTCGTGATACCAGCGTGACCACCCTCGGCTCCTTCACCACCATGCGGACCGCCCTCAACGGCTTGGCAGGGCACTACAGCTCCTATCCCAATCGTCCGATTCCCAAGAAGCTGATGGATCGCCTTGAGCAAGAGTTTGATCAAGTCGAGATGGCGCTGCGCCGAGAGGCATAG
- a CDS encoding rhomboid family intramembrane serine protease: MVPLRDNNPTQTTAYITYALIVLNVVIFLFEISLTPPQLNAFLQEWAVVPRELTSSFVNGTPAGEWITLFTSQFLHAGFLHLGGNMLFLWIFGNNVEDKLGHVRFILFYLLCGALAALAQWFFAQQSPIPSLGASGAIAGVMGAYILRFPRAEVLTLLPLGIIITTVRLPAVLFLGFWFIQQAFNGTVSLNVQTDVGMSGGVAYWAHAGGFVFGAVLGPLFGLFSDKTRSDF, translated from the coding sequence GTGGTTCCTCTACGCGACAACAACCCAACGCAGACGACGGCTTACATTACCTACGCCCTCATCGTTCTCAACGTTGTCATCTTTCTATTTGAAATTAGCCTGACCCCGCCCCAGCTCAACGCGTTTTTGCAAGAGTGGGCCGTTGTGCCGCGAGAGCTGACCTCCAGCTTTGTGAATGGCACGCCTGCCGGTGAGTGGATCACGCTTTTTACGTCCCAGTTTCTCCACGCTGGATTTTTGCACCTGGGCGGCAACATGCTGTTTCTGTGGATCTTCGGCAACAACGTCGAGGACAAACTGGGCCACGTGCGCTTCATTCTCTTTTATTTGCTCTGCGGCGCGCTGGCGGCTCTAGCCCAGTGGTTCTTTGCCCAGCAGTCGCCGATTCCGTCTTTGGGCGCGAGTGGGGCGATCGCGGGCGTGATGGGCGCCTACATCTTGCGCTTTCCCCGCGCAGAAGTGCTGACACTGCTGCCCCTGGGCATCATTATTACGACGGTGCGCTTGCCAGCGGTGCTGTTTTTGGGGTTTTGGTTTATCCAGCAGGCCTTCAATGGAACCGTCAGCCTGAATGTCCAGACAGATGTGGGCATGAGCGGCGGCGTCGCCTACTGGGCTCACGCGGGGGGCTTTGTTTTTGGGGCGGTGCTAGGTCCGCTGTTTGGTCTGTTCTCGGACAAAACCCGCAGCGATTTCTAG
- the pstA gene encoding phosphate ABC transporter permease PstA — MSVLTMVFMGIALLPLVAVLSYVLIKGGSRLGLALFTELPPPPLVDGGGFGNAIVGTLLTVALGAAISIPIGILAAVYLSEFARDTAIANWINFFTNVLSGVPSIVVGVFAYSTVVLTTGTFSAIAGGIALAVLMLPIVVRTTEEALESIPGEVRQASVGLGATDFQTTMGVVLPAAVPSIVTGVMLAIARAAGETAPLIFTALFSQYWLNGIMQPTPTLSVLVYNFAITPYENQQELAWAGSLILVALIFITSILSRFVTRQRA; from the coding sequence ATGAGTGTGTTGACTATGGTGTTTATGGGGATTGCGCTGTTGCCGCTGGTGGCGGTGCTGTCCTATGTTCTGATCAAGGGCGGGAGCCGCCTGGGTCTGGCTCTGTTTACGGAGCTTCCGCCGCCGCCGCTGGTGGATGGTGGGGGCTTTGGCAATGCGATCGTCGGGACGCTGTTGACGGTGGCCCTAGGAGCGGCGATTAGTATTCCGATTGGCATTTTGGCGGCGGTGTATCTGTCAGAGTTTGCGCGGGATACGGCGATCGCCAACTGGATTAATTTCTTTACGAATGTTTTGAGCGGGGTGCCTTCGATCGTGGTGGGGGTCTTCGCCTACAGTACGGTGGTGCTGACGACGGGGACGTTTTCGGCGATCGCGGGGGGCATTGCCCTAGCGGTGCTGATGCTGCCCATCGTCGTCCGGACCACCGAAGAGGCATTAGAGTCCATTCCCGGCGAAGTGCGCCAAGCGTCGGTGGGATTGGGAGCTACCGATTTTCAGACGACAATGGGAGTCGTGCTGCCAGCGGCGGTGCCCTCCATCGTGACGGGGGTCATGCTGGCGATCGCCCGGGCCGCCGGAGAAACCGCTCCCCTGATCTTTACAGCCCTATTTAGCCAGTACTGGCTAAATGGCATCATGCAGCCAACGCCTACCCTATCGGTTTTGGTTTACAACTTCGCCATTACCCCCTATGAAAATCAGCAGGAACTCGCTTGGGCCGGTTCACTGATTTTGGTTGCATTGATTTTCATCACCAGCATTCTTTCGCGTTTTGTGACGCGACAGCGCGCCTAG
- a CDS encoding ureidoglycolate lyase — protein MTASASVRSLVPQSITAAAFEPYGQVLWPSEDGAPYGPGDAQLELSAGIPRFYLMRLPSPGLQFHTITRHQRCTQCLGSLADKDWLMAVAPPSADPHPDLEAIAAFHIPGNCFIKLHVGTWHAGPYFSHDFVDFYNLELSDTNLTDHDTWDLQHQDQMHFQFILS, from the coding sequence ATGACTGCTTCTGCTAGCGTGCGATCGCTGGTTCCCCAGTCCATCACCGCCGCAGCCTTTGAGCCCTACGGCCAAGTCCTCTGGCCCAGCGAAGACGGCGCACCCTACGGCCCTGGCGATGCCCAGCTCGAGCTCTCCGCTGGCATTCCCCGCTTTTATCTAATGCGCCTGCCCTCTCCCGGCCTGCAGTTTCACACCATCACCCGCCACCAGCGCTGCACCCAGTGTCTGGGCTCCCTCGCTGACAAAGACTGGCTCATGGCCGTTGCCCCGCCTAGCGCTGATCCCCATCCCGATCTCGAGGCGATCGCCGCGTTTCACATCCCTGGCAACTGCTTCATCAAGCTCCATGTCGGCACCTGGCACGCTGGCCCCTACTTCAGCCACGACTTCGTCGACTTCTACAACCTCGAACTCAGCGACACCAACCTCACCGACCACGACACCTGGGATCTCCAGCACCAGGACCAGATGCACTTCCAGTTCATCCTCTCTTAG
- the pstS gene encoding phosphate ABC transporter substrate-binding protein PstS has translation MLSKLASLTSTRLVAISAIALTVGLSACQNTANAPSGTTGGEASPAAQSGSNLQARLSGAGATFPAPLYQRWFAEYNKTNPGVQISYQSVGSGAGVKQFIAQTVDFGASDAPLTDEEKSQIPAEKGAMQVPMVGGAVVFAYNLPGVDDLKLSREAYCGIVQGEITKWNDPKIAAENAGATLPDRDISFIHRSDGSGTTFIFTNHIDEACPNWSAGSGKSIEWPVGIGGKGNEGVTAQVKQVEGAIGYVEYAYANENDLSMASLQNKAGQFVAPTPGAAAKATEGAEIPADFALLIPDPTGQDAYPIIGLTWLLLYEKYDDPAKAQALKEMIQWALGDGKQYAEQLGYAPLSPELATKVTAALEKVQVAQAAK, from the coding sequence ATGCTCTCCAAATTAGCTTCCCTTACCTCGACCCGCTTGGTCGCAATTTCTGCGATCGCGCTCACGGTCGGTCTTTCCGCTTGCCAGAACACCGCCAACGCTCCCAGCGGTACCACCGGTGGGGAGGCCTCTCCCGCTGCCCAATCCGGCAGCAACCTCCAAGCTCGCCTTAGCGGCGCTGGCGCAACCTTCCCCGCTCCCCTCTATCAGCGGTGGTTCGCCGAGTACAACAAAACCAACCCCGGCGTGCAGATCAGCTACCAGTCCGTGGGTAGCGGTGCCGGTGTCAAACAATTTATCGCCCAAACCGTCGACTTTGGCGCTAGCGATGCACCTCTGACCGACGAAGAGAAATCTCAGATCCCCGCCGAAAAAGGCGCCATGCAGGTTCCCATGGTGGGAGGCGCTGTGGTGTTTGCCTACAACCTACCGGGTGTTGACGACCTGAAGCTGTCCCGCGAAGCCTACTGCGGTATTGTGCAGGGCGAAATCACCAAGTGGAACGATCCCAAGATTGCAGCCGAAAACGCCGGCGCAACCTTGCCCGATCGCGACATTTCCTTCATTCACCGCTCCGACGGCAGCGGCACCACCTTCATCTTCACCAACCACATCGACGAAGCCTGCCCCAACTGGAGCGCTGGCTCTGGTAAATCCATCGAGTGGCCCGTAGGCATCGGTGGCAAAGGCAACGAAGGTGTCACTGCTCAGGTGAAGCAAGTTGAGGGCGCCATCGGCTATGTTGAATATGCCTATGCAAACGAGAACGATCTCAGCATGGCATCCCTGCAAAACAAAGCAGGCCAGTTCGTAGCACCCACTCCAGGCGCTGCGGCCAAGGCAACCGAAGGGGCTGAAATTCCCGCAGACTTTGCGCTGCTGATTCCCGACCCGACGGGCCAAGACGCTTATCCTATCATTGGTTTGACCTGGCTCTTGCTGTACGAGAAGTACGATGATCCAGCCAAGGCTCAAGCGCTCAAGGAAATGATCCAGTGGGCGCTGGGTGATGGTAAGCAATATGCTGAGCAGCTGGGCTATGCGCCCCTGTCTCCGGAGCTCGCTACTAAGGTCACGGCGGCTCTTGAGAAAGTTCAGGTTGCTCAAGCTGCGAAATAA
- a CDS encoding adenylosuccinate synthase yields the protein MANVVVIGAQWGDEGKGKITDLLSKSADVVVRYQGGVNAGHTVVVKDQTFKLHLIPSGILYPDTDCIIGSGTVIDPKVLIEELDQLEALGVSTANLLISQTAHVTMPYHRLIDQAAEERRGTHKIGTTGRGIGPTYADKSERTGIRVLDLMNSEVMKEKIRWSVNYKNVLLEKFYGLQPLDPEAVIEEYLGYAERLRPHTVDSSLKIYDAVQRRRNILFEGAQGTLLDLDHGTYPYVTSSNPVAGGACVGAGVGPTMIDRVIGVAKAYTTRVGEGPFPTEIHDEMGQLLCARGAEFGTTTGRQRRCGWFDAVIGRYAVRINGLDCLAITKLDVLDEMDEIKVCVAYEVNGQRCEHFPNSAELFAQCTPVYETMPGWKQSTADCRSLEDLPAEALSYLKFLAELMEVPIAIVSLGASRDQTIIVEDPIHGPKRALLYANGTPAGV from the coding sequence TTGGCTAACGTAGTTGTAATCGGTGCCCAATGGGGCGACGAAGGAAAAGGAAAGATCACCGATCTCCTGAGCAAGTCTGCTGACGTCGTCGTTCGCTACCAAGGAGGAGTGAACGCAGGCCATACGGTTGTTGTAAAGGATCAGACCTTCAAACTTCACCTGATTCCTTCCGGCATCCTTTATCCGGATACCGATTGCATTATCGGGTCGGGCACTGTCATTGACCCCAAAGTTCTCATCGAAGAACTCGATCAGCTCGAAGCGTTGGGTGTTTCGACAGCCAATCTGCTCATTTCTCAGACAGCCCACGTGACGATGCCCTACCATCGCCTGATCGATCAGGCGGCAGAGGAGCGTCGCGGCACTCACAAGATCGGAACCACAGGCCGAGGCATCGGCCCGACCTACGCGGACAAGTCCGAGCGCACCGGCATCCGGGTGCTGGACTTGATGAACTCCGAGGTCATGAAGGAAAAAATTCGCTGGAGCGTCAACTACAAAAACGTTCTCCTTGAGAAGTTTTATGGCCTCCAGCCCCTCGACCCAGAAGCGGTCATCGAGGAATATCTCGGCTACGCAGAGCGGCTCCGTCCCCACACGGTCGACAGCTCACTGAAAATCTACGATGCCGTGCAGCGCCGCCGAAACATCTTGTTTGAGGGCGCCCAGGGAACCCTGCTGGACCTCGATCACGGCACCTATCCCTATGTAACCTCCTCAAACCCGGTGGCTGGGGGAGCCTGCGTCGGGGCCGGGGTTGGTCCGACCATGATCGACCGCGTGATCGGCGTGGCCAAGGCCTACACGACGCGGGTGGGAGAAGGGCCTTTCCCGACAGAAATTCATGACGAGATGGGCCAGCTCCTGTGCGCTCGCGGTGCAGAATTTGGCACCACCACCGGGCGTCAGCGCCGCTGCGGCTGGTTCGACGCAGTGATCGGCCGCTATGCCGTGCGGATCAACGGCCTCGACTGCCTGGCCATCACCAAGCTCGACGTCCTCGACGAGATGGACGAGATCAAGGTCTGCGTGGCCTATGAAGTCAACGGCCAGCGCTGCGAGCACTTCCCCAACAGCGCTGAGCTGTTTGCCCAGTGCACGCCGGTCTACGAAACCATGCCTGGCTGGAAGCAGTCCACGGCAGATTGCCGCAGCCTGGAGGACTTGCCGGCGGAGGCGCTGTCCTACCTCAAGTTCTTGGCAGAGCTGATGGAGGTTCCCATTGCGATCGTGTCCTTGGGCGCGAGCCGCGATCAGACCATCATCGTCGAAGACCCCATTCACGGTCCGAAGCGGGCGCTTTTGTACGCCAACGGTACGCCCGCTGGCGTATAG
- a CDS encoding adenosine deaminase has translation MSLHAELHRHLGGSVVPRVLWRYFERHSPDLSRRFADYSDFEQFYTRSRNTLDEYLELHTLVESVQTFETLPYFIYRLIRGAYIFENLAYLELRYTPYLRTPDHWDQSKRIAGMAEIVEIVGKASQSHDYPIVTSQILCMHSRLPYEVNRAIVDLAAQMPDYVCAVDLAGGDGHYGARLEEFVSLYAYARSLGLKTTGHLYETSEGCYPDLLPYLQRIGHGIQIPLKYPELLREVAARGQCLEVCPTTYLKTGTLQDLRQLKVVFDRAFEAGVDIAICTDNAGLHNVRLPFEYETLLTLDILGFEELEACQRSAFRHAFAWPHGQPPASMLTAILQPSDVEVAPMVR, from the coding sequence GTGTCTTTACACGCTGAACTACACCGCCACTTGGGCGGTTCGGTTGTCCCTAGAGTTTTGTGGCGATACTTTGAGCGCCACTCGCCTGATTTATCCCGGCGATTTGCCGATTATTCGGACTTTGAGCAGTTTTATACGCGATCGCGAAATACGCTGGATGAGTATTTGGAGCTGCACACGTTGGTAGAAAGCGTGCAGACCTTTGAAACGCTTCCTTATTTCATTTATCGATTAATTCGAGGGGCCTATATTTTTGAGAATTTGGCCTATTTGGAATTGCGCTACACCCCTTATCTACGAACACCGGATCACTGGGATCAAAGTAAGCGGATTGCAGGGATGGCGGAGATTGTTGAAATTGTGGGGAAGGCGAGCCAAAGCCATGATTATCCAATTGTGACGAGCCAAATTCTCTGTATGCATTCGCGGCTTCCCTATGAGGTCAATCGGGCGATCGTGGATCTGGCAGCGCAAATGCCGGACTATGTTTGTGCGGTGGATTTGGCGGGGGGTGATGGGCACTACGGGGCGCGGCTAGAGGAGTTTGTGTCGCTGTATGCCTACGCGCGATCGCTGGGACTCAAGACCACGGGGCATCTGTACGAAACCTCGGAGGGATGCTATCCGGATCTGCTGCCCTATTTGCAGCGCATCGGCCACGGAATTCAGATCCCGTTGAAGTATCCAGAGCTGCTGCGGGAGGTGGCGGCTCGGGGCCAGTGCTTGGAGGTGTGCCCGACGACTTACCTGAAGACGGGAACGCTGCAAGATCTGCGTCAGCTCAAGGTGGTGTTTGATCGGGCGTTTGAGGCAGGGGTCGATATTGCAATCTGCACGGATAATGCTGGGCTGCACAATGTGCGCTTGCCCTTTGAATACGAGACGCTGCTGACGCTGGACATTTTGGGGTTTGAGGAGCTGGAGGCGTGCCAGCGATCGGCGTTTCGGCATGCGTTTGCGTGGCCCCACGGGCAGCCACCGGCGTCGATGCTGACGGCGATTTTGCAACCGTCTGATGTGGAGGTGGCGCCGATGGTCCGATAG
- a CDS encoding 50S ribosomal protein L25/general stress protein Ctc, giving the protein MQLTVECKQRPSHSKPNALRREGLIPAALYGHKGAGSEALVLNANAAQLLLKNATINNTLVQVKLPDTAWQGQALVREVQANPVSGVLYHISFFSVANQDSLEVTVPLNFTGEAVGVSEERGSLDTVLTELAVQCAPDDIPDSIEINVSHLKVGDVLSVQELVVPSGVTVLGEPERTIATVLPPRVSAVETDTDEETNPDVEAVMAAYGGSADEAESPN; this is encoded by the coding sequence ATGCAACTGACAGTTGAGTGCAAACAGCGTCCTTCTCACAGCAAGCCCAATGCTTTGCGTCGTGAGGGCCTGATTCCGGCGGCTCTCTATGGCCACAAAGGAGCAGGATCAGAGGCACTGGTGCTCAATGCCAATGCTGCCCAACTGCTGCTCAAAAACGCCACGATCAACAACACGCTGGTGCAGGTCAAGCTGCCTGACACTGCTTGGCAGGGACAGGCGCTGGTACGTGAAGTTCAGGCCAATCCTGTGAGCGGCGTGCTGTATCACATCAGCTTTTTCTCGGTGGCGAATCAAGACTCTCTGGAGGTGACGGTCCCGCTGAACTTCACGGGGGAGGCGGTTGGCGTCAGCGAGGAGCGAGGCTCGCTGGACACGGTGCTCACGGAGCTGGCGGTGCAGTGTGCCCCCGATGATATTCCCGACAGTATCGAGATCAATGTGTCCCATCTGAAGGTGGGAGATGTCCTGAGCGTGCAGGAACTGGTGGTGCCGTCAGGGGTGACGGTGCTGGGTGAGCCAGAGCGCACGATCGCGACGGTGCTGCCGCCTCGGGTCAGCGCGGTGGAGACAGACACCGACGAAGAGACAAATCCTGACGTGGAAGCCGTCATGGCGGCCTACGGCGGATCCGCTGATGAAGCCGAGTCGCCTAACTAG